The stretch of DNA GCATCGGCCGCGTGCGGCGGGCCCGACGACTGCGGGGCGGGAACGTCCGGGGCCTGCGCCCGCTCGGCGCGACCCTGATGCCCGTCCTCGAGGACGCCCTCGACCGGTCGATCGCCCTCGCCGCCGCGATGGACGCTCGCGGCTACGGGCGATCACGGCACGTCCCGCTCCGGCAGCGCACCCTGACGGCCGGCCTGCTGCTCGCCGGCGTCTGCGGCCTCTGCATCGGCCTCTACGGCCTCCTCGACGGCACGGCCCCCCGGGCGCTCGGCAGCCCGATGCTGGTCCTCGGGACCCTGCTCGCCGCCGCCGGCACGATCCTCGCGGGGCGGCGCGTCGGGCGGACCGTCCACCGACCCGACCGCTGGGCCGCCCCCGAGGTCGGCGTGGCCGTGCTCGGGGTGGTGGCCGGGGCGGCCGTGGTCCTCGCCGGGCAGTGGTCCCCCGCGGCCGTGTACCCGCCCGTCCCGCCGCTCACGTGGCCCGAGCTGCCGACCCTGGCGGGCGCCGGAGTCGTCGCGGCGCTGCTCGCGGCGGTCGTCGCCCCGCCGCCCGAGGCGGTGAGCCGGCGGTGATCCGCTTCTCCTCCGTCACGATCACCTACCCCGGGGCCACCGCGCCGGCGCTGCGCGACGTCGACCTCGAGATCCCCGAGGGCGAGCTCTGCCTGGTCGTGGGGCCGACCGGCGCGGGCAAGTCGACGCTGCTCGGCGCGATCAACGGGCAGGTGCCGCACTTCACCGGCGGGCTGCTGTCCGGCCGCGTCGAGGTCGCCGGGCACGACACCGCCGCGGTCAAGCCCCGCGACCTCGCCGACGTCGTCGGCGTCGTCCCCCAGGACCCGGCGGCGGGCTTCGTGACCGACACCGTCGAGCAGGAGCTCGCGTTCACGATGGAGCAGCTCGGCCTGGCTCCCGAGGTCATGCGGAAGCGCGTCGAGGAGGTCCTCGACCTGCTCGGCGTGGCCGACCTGCGCGACCGGGCGCTGCGGACGCTGTCCGGCGGGCAGCAGCAGCGGGTCGCGATCGGCGCCGTGCTGACCGCCCACCCCCGGGTCCTGGTGCTGGACGAGCCCACCTCCGCCCTGGACCCGACGGCCGCCGAGGAGGTCCTCGCCGCCATCACGCGCCTCGTCCACGACCTCGGGGTGACCGCGGTGGTGGCCGAGCACCGCCTGGAGCGCATCATCCAGTACGCCGACACCGTCGTCGAGGTCCACGCGGACCGGACCGTCACCGCGGACGCGCCCGCCGCGGCGATGGCGACCGCAGCCGTCGCCCCGCCCGTCGTCCAGCTGGGACGGCTGGCCGGGTGGTCGCCGCTCCCCCTGTCGGTCCGCGACGCCCGTCGGGCCGCCGGGCCGTTGCGTGACCGGTTGCAGGCCCTCCCCACGCCGAGCGCCCCGCCCCTCCCCGCCGTCGGGCCGCTCCTGACCGCCCGAGGGCTGCACGTCCGGTACGGCGCCACCCCCGCCGTCCGCGACGTCGACCTCGACCTGCACGCCGGCCAGGTCGTCGCGCTGATGGGCCGGAACGGGTCGGGGAAGTCCTCCCTGCTGTGGGCGCTGCAGGGCAGCGGGCGCCGCGACGGCGGGCAGGTGGTGGTCGCCGGCCAGGACCCTGCCGGCCTCGACCCGCGAGGCGCGCGGCGACTCGTCGGCCTGGTCCCCCAGACGCCCTCGGACCTCCTGTACCTGTCGACCGTCGACGCCGAGTGCGCCCAGGCCGACGACGAGTCCGACGCCCCCTCGGGCTCGTGCCGGGCGCTGCTCGACGGCCTCGTCGGCGCGATCGCCGGCGACACCCACCCGCGGGACCTGTCCGAGGGGCAGCGACTCGCCCTCGCCCTGGCGGTGCAGCTCACCGCCGAGCCCCGGGTGGTGCTCCTCGACGAGCCCACCCGAGGGCTGGACCAGCGCGCCAAGCAGCGCCTGACCGCCGTGCTCCGCCGACTCGCCGCCGACAGGGCGGCCGTGGTCGTGAGCACCCACGACGTCGAGTTCGTCGCCAGCGCCTGCGACCGGGTCGTGGTCCTCGCCCAGGGCGACCTGGTCGCGGACGGGCCGACCGCGGACGTCGTCGTCGCCTCCCCCGCCTTCGCCCCGCAGGTCGCGAAGGTCCTCGCGCCCGGCGGCTGGCTGACCGTCGACGAGGTGCGGAACGCGCTCGCGGGGGCGGTGGCGGAGCCGTGATCGGCATCCGCCCCCGGTCGGCGCTGGTGCTCGCCCTGGCGTCCCTCGCCGGCCTGGTCATGTTCTGCTGGCCGCTGCTCATCGACCCGCCACCGGGGTTCGCCCACGACACCGACGCTCCGTTCGTGTTCGTCGCGCTGCTCCCCGTCCTGCTCGCGGTGGTGCTCGTCGAGCTGACCGAGGGGGGCATGGACACCAAGTCGCTCGCGCTCATCGGCGTCCTGTCGGCACTCGGGGCGGTCCTCCGGCCCCTCGGGGCGGGGACGGCCGGGATCGAGCTCGTCTTCTTCCTGCTGGTGCTGGCCGGGCGGGTCCTCGGCCCGGGTGCCGGGTTCGTGCTGGGGTGCACCACGCTGTTCGCCTCCGCCCTGCTGACCGGCGGCGTCGGACCCTGG from Euzebya sp. encodes:
- a CDS encoding CbiQ family ECF transporter T component; this encodes MRTRPARPLHPAAWWLWALGLATAASRTTNLLLLALILAVVLTVVAARRPAAPWALGLRTYLLLAATVVVLRVAFRVVLGADVGPTVLFTLPELPLPDVAAGIRLGGPVSAEGLVAALQDGLRLATLLVAVGAANLLADPKRLLTHLPAALHEIGSTVVVALTVAPQLVTSIGRVRRARRLRGGNVRGLRPLGATLMPVLEDALDRSIALAAAMDARGYGRSRHVPLRQRTLTAGLLLAGVCGLCIGLYGLLDGTAPRALGSPMLVLGTLLAAAGTILAGRRVGRTVHRPDRWAAPEVGVAVLGVVAGAAVVLAGQWSPAAVYPPVPPLTWPELPTLAGAGVVAALLAAVVAPPPEAVSRR
- a CDS encoding ATP-binding cassette domain-containing protein, which produces MIRFSSVTITYPGATAPALRDVDLEIPEGELCLVVGPTGAGKSTLLGAINGQVPHFTGGLLSGRVEVAGHDTAAVKPRDLADVVGVVPQDPAAGFVTDTVEQELAFTMEQLGLAPEVMRKRVEEVLDLLGVADLRDRALRTLSGGQQQRVAIGAVLTAHPRVLVLDEPTSALDPTAAEEVLAAITRLVHDLGVTAVVAEHRLERIIQYADTVVEVHADRTVTADAPAAAMATAAVAPPVVQLGRLAGWSPLPLSVRDARRAAGPLRDRLQALPTPSAPPLPAVGPLLTARGLHVRYGATPAVRDVDLDLHAGQVVALMGRNGSGKSSLLWALQGSGRRDGGQVVVAGQDPAGLDPRGARRLVGLVPQTPSDLLYLSTVDAECAQADDESDAPSGSCRALLDGLVGAIAGDTHPRDLSEGQRLALALAVQLTAEPRVVLLDEPTRGLDQRAKQRLTAVLRRLAADRAAVVVSTHDVEFVASACDRVVVLAQGDLVADGPTADVVVASPAFAPQVAKVLAPGGWLTVDEVRNALAGAVAEP